A genomic segment from Pseudoduganella chitinolytica encodes:
- a CDS encoding alkaline phosphatase, whose product MKRTLLATALALSFSAAHTAHAAGEAKNIIFFLGDGMGPSTVTAARIFKYGEAGSLTMDTLGRTARIKTYSQDAQTTDSAPSMAAYMTGVKMKNEVISMSADTVATNPGRDANGNLTVNNCAANNGTAVPTILELAKAKGKAVGAITTTELTHATPAATYAHICNRNAQYAIAAQLVPGGAGYNPALGDGVDVLMGGGRNHFTPYAAGTNAGGRADGRNLLTELAAKGYTVAASKAEMNAAAPGKKFIGLYSSKSHLEYELDRAATPPLGEGANQPSLAEMTVKAMELLGQNANGYFLMVEGGRIDHALHGTNAKRALVDTIAFDDAVKAALAKARLTDPTLANTLVVVTADHDHTLAFNGYGKRGNPILDINRSYRDNSPNKDADGNTYTTLVFGNGPNRPAVRTSVDSTAAMADNYLQETGVRLSSETHGGGDVQLFATGAGAKGFKGTLDNTRVFRLLKSAFGF is encoded by the coding sequence ATGAAACGCACCCTGTTAGCCACCGCGCTGGCGCTCTCCTTCTCCGCTGCGCACACCGCCCATGCCGCCGGCGAGGCCAAGAACATCATCTTCTTCCTGGGCGACGGCATGGGCCCGTCCACGGTCACCGCGGCGCGCATTTTCAAGTACGGCGAGGCCGGCAGCCTGACGATGGATACGCTGGGCCGCACCGCCCGCATCAAGACCTACTCGCAGGACGCCCAGACCACCGACAGCGCGCCCTCGATGGCCGCCTACATGACGGGCGTGAAGATGAAGAACGAAGTCATCTCCATGTCGGCCGACACCGTCGCCACCAATCCGGGCAGGGACGCCAACGGCAACCTGACCGTCAACAACTGCGCGGCCAACAACGGCACGGCGGTGCCTACGATTCTGGAACTGGCCAAGGCCAAGGGCAAGGCCGTGGGCGCCATCACGACGACGGAGCTGACCCACGCCACCCCGGCCGCCACCTACGCGCACATCTGCAACCGCAACGCGCAGTATGCGATCGCGGCCCAGCTGGTGCCGGGCGGCGCTGGCTACAACCCCGCGCTGGGCGACGGCGTGGATGTGCTGATGGGCGGCGGGCGCAATCACTTCACGCCTTATGCGGCCGGCACCAATGCGGGCGGCCGCGCCGACGGGCGCAACCTGCTGACGGAACTGGCCGCCAAGGGCTATACGGTCGCCGCCAGCAAGGCGGAGATGAACGCGGCGGCGCCCGGCAAGAAATTCATTGGCCTGTACAGCAGTAAGAGTCACCTGGAGTACGAGCTCGATCGCGCCGCCACGCCGCCGCTGGGCGAAGGCGCCAACCAGCCGAGCCTTGCCGAGATGACCGTCAAGGCGATGGAGCTCCTCGGCCAGAATGCCAACGGCTACTTCCTGATGGTCGAAGGCGGTCGCATCGACCACGCGCTGCACGGCACCAACGCCAAGCGCGCGCTGGTGGACACGATCGCGTTCGACGATGCCGTCAAGGCGGCGCTGGCCAAGGCCAGGCTGACCGACCCGACCTTGGCCAATACGCTGGTCGTCGTCACGGCAGACCATGACCACACGCTGGCGTTCAACGGCTACGGCAAGCGCGGCAACCCGATCCTGGACATCAACCGCAGCTACCGCGACAACAGCCCGAACAAGGATGCGGATGGCAACACGTACACGACGCTGGTGTTCGGCAACGGCCCGAACCGCCCGGCCGTGCGCACCAGTGTCGACAGCACTGCGGCCATGGCCGACAACTACCTGCAGGAGACGGGCGTGCGCCTGTCCAGCGAGACGCACGGCGGCGGCGACGTCCAGCTGTTCGCTACCGGCGCCGGCGCGAAGGGCTTCAAGGGCACGCTGGACAACACCCGTGTGTTCCGCCTGCTGAAGTCCGCGTTCGGTTTCTGA
- a CDS encoding alkaline phosphatase, with amino-acid sequence MKYKALLLATLSAAVLAGCGSDSDSTPGTAPVSPTNPPVAAAPKNVIFFLGDGMGLTTMTAARIYAVGEDGELTMDTLPETAFVKTFSNDAQVTDSAPSMAAYMTGVKMNNEVLSMSQETRAVDPVADSAGNRLGNACGSGNGKPATTLLELAKAQGLAAGVVTTARVTHATPAATYAHICHRDLENDIAAALVPGGAGYNAALGSTGLDVLLGGGSQFFKPVKDGGKRADGRDLVAELKAKSYAYAGNAGEFAAIDAAKTDKLVGLFTSSHMSYDLDRDPAKEPSLADMTTKAMDVLARNGKGYFLMVEGGRIDHALHETTAKKALQDTVAFDNAIKAAIAKAKLTDPDLKNTLIVVTTDHDHTLVLNGYAKRTGKTAAGNAGVLGVVKNYVTGATDKDLDGAPYSIIGFGTGENRVQASRASQAALDDSVTGANTYHQEAAVRMGVGGETHGGTDVFLGAIGKGAETFTGTIDNTRVFDLVKTAAGL; translated from the coding sequence ATGAAATACAAGGCACTCCTCCTCGCGACGCTCAGCGCGGCCGTACTGGCCGGCTGCGGCAGCGACAGCGACTCCACCCCGGGTACCGCGCCCGTATCACCGACCAACCCGCCGGTGGCCGCCGCGCCGAAGAACGTCATCTTCTTCCTGGGCGACGGCATGGGCCTGACGACGATGACGGCCGCGCGCATCTACGCCGTCGGCGAGGACGGCGAGCTGACGATGGACACGCTGCCCGAAACGGCCTTCGTCAAGACGTTCTCCAACGACGCGCAAGTCACCGACAGCGCACCGTCGATGGCCGCCTACATGACGGGCGTGAAGATGAACAACGAGGTCCTGTCGATGTCGCAGGAGACCAGGGCCGTCGATCCGGTGGCCGACAGCGCCGGCAACAGGCTGGGCAACGCCTGCGGCAGCGGCAACGGCAAGCCCGCCACCACGCTGCTGGAACTGGCCAAGGCGCAGGGCCTGGCCGCCGGCGTCGTCACGACGGCGCGCGTCACCCACGCCACGCCGGCCGCCACCTACGCGCACATCTGCCACCGCGACCTGGAGAACGACATCGCCGCGGCCCTCGTGCCGGGCGGCGCCGGCTACAACGCGGCACTGGGCAGCACGGGCCTGGACGTGCTGCTGGGTGGCGGCAGCCAGTTCTTCAAGCCCGTCAAGGACGGCGGCAAACGCGCCGACGGCCGCGACCTGGTCGCCGAACTGAAGGCGAAGAGCTACGCCTACGCGGGCAACGCCGGCGAGTTCGCCGCCATCGATGCGGCCAAGACCGACAAGCTGGTGGGCCTCTTCACGTCCAGCCACATGAGCTATGACCTGGACCGCGATCCGGCCAAGGAACCCAGCCTGGCCGACATGACGACCAAGGCGATGGACGTCCTGGCCCGCAACGGCAAGGGCTACTTCCTGATGGTCGAGGGTGGCCGCATCGACCATGCGCTGCACGAAACCACGGCAAAGAAGGCATTGCAGGACACGGTCGCATTCGACAACGCCATCAAGGCCGCCATCGCCAAGGCCAAGCTGACGGATCCGGACCTGAAGAACACGCTGATCGTCGTCACGACCGACCATGACCACACGCTGGTCTTGAATGGCTATGCCAAGCGCACCGGCAAGACCGCTGCCGGCAATGCCGGCGTGCTGGGCGTAGTCAAGAACTACGTGACCGGCGCCACCGACAAGGACCTCGACGGCGCACCGTACTCCATCATCGGCTTCGGCACCGGCGAAAACCGCGTGCAGGCCAGCCGCGCCAGCCAGGCCGCGCTGGACGACAGCGTCACCGGCGCCAACACGTACCACCAGGAAGCGGCGGTGCGCATGGGCGTGGGCGGCGAGACGCATGGCGGCACGGACGTGTTCCTGGGCGCCATCGGCAAAGGCGCCGAGACGTTTACCGGCACGATCGACAACACCCGCGTGTTCGATCTCGTCAAGACCGCGGCCGGCCTGTGA
- a CDS encoding YeeE/YedE family protein, giving the protein MSTPAVLVPRRTAIDPAPLGIALVAILAGAWYLAQQVGPRQAALWVVGALLGISLYHAAFGFTSAWRVFIADGRGAGLRAQMLMLAVGVALFFPALAAGTLFGNPVKGLVSPAGTSVVVGAFIFGIGMQLGGGCASGTLYTVGGGSTRMLVTLAAFIAGSLVGTAHMPFWTSLPQLQPVSVVAALGLAPALVLNWLLFALIAAVTVVVEKRRHGRLVAAHVQPARGSRWLHGPWPLMAGALALVLLNFATLALAGRPWGVTSAFALWGAKVAALAGVDVASWPFWMTKANAAALAAPVSHDITSVMDIAIVLGAMLAAALAGRYAPVWRLPLRSLVAAVVGGLLLGYGARLAYGCNIGAYFSGIVSGSLHGWLWLVAAFAGNVAGTRLRPLFGLEVERLRPTAC; this is encoded by the coding sequence ATGTCCACTCCCGCCGTCCTCGTTCCCCGCCGCACCGCCATCGATCCCGCGCCACTGGGCATCGCCCTCGTCGCCATCCTGGCGGGGGCCTGGTACCTTGCGCAGCAGGTCGGCCCGCGCCAGGCGGCACTGTGGGTCGTCGGCGCCCTGCTGGGCATATCGCTGTACCACGCCGCGTTCGGCTTTACGTCCGCATGGCGGGTGTTCATTGCGGACGGCCGTGGCGCCGGCCTGCGCGCGCAGATGCTGATGCTGGCCGTCGGGGTCGCCCTGTTCTTCCCTGCGCTGGCGGCGGGCACGCTGTTCGGCAATCCCGTCAAGGGCCTGGTGTCGCCCGCGGGCACCTCGGTGGTCGTCGGCGCCTTCATTTTCGGCATCGGCATGCAGCTGGGCGGCGGCTGCGCTTCCGGCACGCTGTACACGGTGGGCGGCGGCAGCACGCGCATGCTCGTCACCCTGGCCGCGTTCATCGCCGGCTCGCTGGTGGGCACCGCGCATATGCCGTTCTGGACCTCGCTGCCGCAGCTGCAGCCGGTCTCCGTCGTCGCGGCACTGGGCCTGGCGCCGGCGCTCGTGCTGAACTGGCTGCTGTTCGCGCTGATCGCGGCGGTCACGGTCGTCGTCGAGAAGCGTCGCCATGGCCGGCTGGTGGCCGCGCACGTGCAGCCGGCGCGCGGGTCGCGTTGGCTGCACGGACCGTGGCCGCTGATGGCGGGCGCCCTCGCGCTGGTGCTGCTGAACTTCGCCACGCTGGCGCTGGCCGGGCGGCCGTGGGGCGTCACGTCCGCGTTCGCGCTGTGGGGCGCCAAGGTCGCGGCGCTGGCCGGTGTCGACGTGGCGAGCTGGCCGTTCTGGATGACCAAGGCCAACGCCGCCGCGCTGGCCGCACCGGTGTCGCACGACATCACTTCGGTGATGGACATCGCCATCGTGCTGGGGGCCATGCTGGCCGCGGCGCTGGCGGGGCGCTATGCGCCCGTGTGGCGCCTGCCCCTGCGCTCGTTGGTCGCCGCCGTGGTGGGCGGCCTGCTGCTCGGCTACGGCGCCCGGCTGGCCTACGGCTGCAATATCGGTGCCTACTTCAGCGGCATCGTGTCGGGCAGCCTGCATGGCTGGCTGTGGCTCGTCGCGGCCTTTGCGGGCAACGTCGCTGGCACCCGGCTGCGCCCCCTGTTCGGGCTCGAGGTGGAGCGCCTGCGGCCCACTGCCTGCTGA
- a CDS encoding DUF4255 domain-containing protein: protein MIDAAIRCLAGELNDFFGRTLETAEDMVVVSNLLGADGAVAPDVTNKIVLFLTAIERDTTTQRGPEQPGRAFVGGGPLFLNIYVMAAANFTGRNYQDALRLISLLIGFFHERPVFDRYKSPAMDLSIEKLILDIENTPPPVMSNIWGVLGGRYLPSVLYRVRVVAIDNGHIIGRQVGIIDPTVATERRRAP from the coding sequence ATGATCGACGCGGCAATACGCTGCCTGGCCGGCGAACTGAACGATTTTTTCGGCCGCACGCTGGAGACGGCCGAGGACATGGTCGTGGTGTCCAACCTGCTCGGTGCCGATGGCGCCGTGGCGCCGGACGTGACCAACAAGATCGTGCTGTTCCTGACGGCGATCGAGCGCGACACGACGACCCAGCGCGGACCCGAGCAGCCAGGCCGCGCGTTTGTCGGCGGCGGCCCTTTGTTCCTGAATATCTACGTGATGGCGGCGGCGAACTTTACAGGCCGCAATTACCAGGACGCGCTGCGCCTGATATCGCTGCTGATCGGCTTCTTTCACGAACGGCCGGTATTCGACCGGTATAAAAGTCCGGCCATGGATCTGTCCATCGAAAAACTGATACTGGATATCGAGAATACCCCGCCGCCAGTCATGAGTAATATCTGGGGCGTATTGGGCGGACGTTATCTGCCATCGGTTTTATATCGGGTCCGCGTGGTCGCGATCGATAATGGTCATATTATCGGCCGGCAGGTCGGCATTATCGATCCGACGGTCGCGACGGAACGGCGGCGGGCACCATGA
- a CDS encoding phage tail sheath C-terminal domain-containing protein, whose translation MAYKTPGVYILEKDAFPNSVVEVATAVPAFIGYTEKADNKGTALGGKPWRITSMSEYIDYFGGPPASRFNLAEAAPEAAVEPDLLIAVPGGAPNERKAYWLVQDSGAYLLYYSLQLFFANGGGPCYIVSVGSYGDSVEADPLLAGLDALRKEQEPTMVVVPDAMLLKGTPESLSATAIAVQQAVLQHCGETMKNRFAILDIHDGFRDRKDPAGDPIARFRDALGVNNLHFAAAYYPWLDTSIVQETALSFLNLTDKGLLKTLLTADLKLDPAQAPTDPIPRKGFDEKVAGVNSLDSTWELDGERLKTPDDVARAQLGLHQMLAKFSPVYATIVTGIARRLNRLPPAAAMAGVYTSVDNSRGVWKAPANVSLNAVIAPTVSISHAEQEDLNVTTSGKSINAVRAFIGSGVLVWGARTLDGNSLDWRYINVRRTMIMLEESLRLAMAAYVFEPNTANTWVTVKGMATNFLTGIWKRGGLAGASPEDAFSVFVGLGETMTAEDILEGRMNMTILVALSRPAEFIEITFQQQMQKS comes from the coding sequence GTGGCCTACAAGACCCCCGGCGTATATATTCTTGAAAAAGACGCCTTTCCCAACTCGGTGGTCGAAGTCGCGACCGCCGTCCCCGCCTTCATCGGTTACACCGAGAAGGCCGACAACAAAGGGACCGCCCTTGGCGGCAAACCCTGGCGTATCACGTCGATGAGCGAATACATCGACTACTTCGGCGGCCCGCCGGCCAGCCGCTTCAACCTGGCCGAGGCGGCGCCGGAAGCGGCCGTCGAACCCGACCTGCTGATTGCCGTCCCCGGCGGTGCGCCGAACGAGCGCAAGGCCTACTGGCTGGTGCAGGACAGCGGCGCCTACCTGCTGTACTACAGCCTGCAGCTGTTCTTCGCCAATGGCGGCGGACCGTGCTATATCGTTTCGGTGGGCAGCTACGGCGACTCGGTCGAAGCCGACCCGCTGCTGGCCGGGCTGGACGCCCTGCGCAAGGAGCAGGAGCCGACCATGGTCGTCGTGCCCGATGCCATGCTGCTGAAGGGGACGCCGGAAAGCCTCTCGGCTACCGCCATCGCCGTGCAGCAGGCGGTCTTGCAGCATTGCGGCGAAACGATGAAGAACCGCTTCGCGATCCTCGACATCCACGACGGCTTCCGCGACCGCAAGGACCCAGCCGGCGACCCGATCGCCAGGTTCCGCGATGCGCTGGGCGTCAACAACCTGCATTTCGCCGCGGCGTACTACCCATGGCTGGACACCAGCATCGTGCAGGAAACCGCGCTGAGCTTCCTGAACCTGACGGACAAGGGCCTCCTGAAGACGTTGCTGACGGCGGACCTGAAGCTGGACCCGGCGCAGGCGCCGACCGACCCGATCCCGCGCAAGGGCTTCGACGAGAAGGTGGCGGGCGTGAACAGCCTGGACAGCACGTGGGAGCTGGACGGCGAACGCCTGAAGACCCCCGATGACGTGGCCCGTGCCCAGCTGGGCCTGCACCAGATGCTGGCCAAGTTCAGTCCCGTGTACGCCACCATCGTCACCGGCATCGCGCGCCGCCTGAACCGCCTGCCGCCGGCAGCGGCCATGGCGGGCGTCTACACCAGCGTGGACAACAGCCGCGGCGTGTGGAAAGCCCCCGCCAACGTCAGCCTGAACGCCGTCATCGCGCCCACCGTCAGCATCAGCCACGCGGAGCAGGAAGACCTGAACGTGACAACGTCGGGCAAGTCGATCAACGCCGTGCGCGCCTTCATCGGCTCGGGCGTGCTGGTGTGGGGCGCCCGTACGCTGGACGGCAACAGCCTGGACTGGCGCTACATCAACGTGCGCCGCACGATGATCATGCTGGAGGAGTCGCTGCGCCTGGCGATGGCCGCCTACGTGTTCGAACCGAACACCGCCAACACGTGGGTCACCGTGAAGGGCATGGCGACCAACTTCCTGACCGGGATCTGGAAGCGCGGCGGCCTGGCCGGCGCCTCGCCGGAGGATGCGTTCTCCGTCTTCGTCGGCCTCGGCGAAACGATGACGGCCGAGGACATCCTGGAAGGGCGCATGAACATGACGATCCTGGTGGCGCTGTCGCGGCCGGCCGAGTTCATCGAGATCACCTTCCAGCAGCAGATGCAGAAGTCCTGA
- a CDS encoding phage tail protein, whose protein sequence is MPDDGSAQSTSLWPIPKFHFQVKWDSEVMSFQEVSGLQIEMEELKYRAGDSKSFTVLKMPGMMKVGNVTMKKGVYKGDNKFWVWFNEIKMNTIKRKPITISLLDETGAPTMVWTLQNAWPIKITSTDLKAEGNEVAIETIEIAHEGLTIANG, encoded by the coding sequence ATGCCAGATGACGGATCAGCACAATCGACCAGCCTGTGGCCGATACCCAAGTTTCACTTCCAGGTCAAATGGGATTCGGAAGTGATGTCGTTCCAGGAAGTGAGCGGACTGCAGATCGAGATGGAGGAACTGAAGTACCGCGCCGGCGACAGCAAGTCGTTCACCGTGCTGAAGATGCCCGGCATGATGAAGGTCGGGAACGTGACGATGAAGAAGGGCGTGTACAAGGGCGACAACAAGTTCTGGGTCTGGTTCAACGAGATCAAGATGAACACCATCAAGCGCAAGCCCATCACCATCAGCCTGCTGGACGAGACGGGCGCGCCGACGATGGTGTGGACCCTGCAGAACGCCTGGCCCATCAAGATCACGAGCACGGACCTGAAGGCCGAGGGCAACGAGGTGGCGATCGAGACCATCGAGATCGCCCACGAAGGCCTGACGATCGCCAACGGCTGA
- a CDS encoding phage tail protein — translation MSDDVGNLAAKAAEMAAGLLAGAGAPAAPPLAPAIPPPPPGGPPGGKAYVPSRATGGGGAITAEQLRARKEGLQQYHPGNAMPRAYSFRVVFGEKNLSNDASFQEVSGIGATMETEAVQEGGENRYVLQLPKGVQHGPLVLKRGVGASNSALVRWCRATLEGGLGLQVMTAPLTVYLLDPGLEPLRAWLFANAYPTKWEASAFDANKNEVAIETISLVYTFCNRIL, via the coding sequence ATGAGCGACGACGTCGGCAACCTGGCAGCGAAGGCCGCGGAGATGGCGGCCGGGCTGCTGGCGGGGGCGGGGGCACCGGCAGCGCCGCCGCTCGCGCCGGCCATTCCACCGCCGCCGCCCGGCGGGCCGCCTGGCGGCAAGGCGTATGTGCCCAGCCGGGCCACCGGTGGTGGCGGCGCCATCACGGCCGAGCAGCTGCGCGCCCGCAAGGAGGGACTGCAGCAATACCACCCGGGCAATGCGATGCCGCGCGCGTACTCCTTCCGGGTCGTGTTCGGCGAGAAGAATCTGTCCAACGACGCGTCGTTCCAGGAAGTGTCGGGTATCGGCGCCACGATGGAGACGGAGGCGGTGCAGGAAGGCGGCGAGAACCGCTACGTGCTGCAGCTGCCCAAGGGCGTGCAGCACGGGCCCCTGGTGCTCAAGCGCGGCGTCGGCGCGAGCAATTCGGCCCTGGTGCGCTGGTGCCGGGCCACGCTGGAGGGCGGCCTGGGGCTGCAGGTGATGACGGCGCCGCTGACCGTCTACCTGCTCGATCCCGGCTTGGAGCCGCTGCGGGCGTGGCTGTTCGCCAACGCCTACCCGACCAAGTGGGAGGCCAGCGCGTTCGACGCGAACAAGAACGAGGTGGCGATCGAGACCATCTCGCTGGTGTACACCTTTTGCAACCGGATATTGTGA
- a CDS encoding CIS tube protein, which produces MSEKARLKIEQLDKAGNPGDTFEAAINPATYSLSTEFCFTEENKLLQELPDKLELPALILDGTGVVPIGDGQPRTVPEQLAALRKVVTVSADSDYRTRPIVRVSWGTLQFRGRVKKMDVTYTLFAPNGVPLRATVKLGFIGPDTPPAFGPSATPDPQAPQLRKQLQVSADTLPQICFSAYADPGRDQAVARANALTSIRNLPPGQSLVL; this is translated from the coding sequence ATGAGCGAGAAGGCGCGCTTGAAGATCGAGCAGCTGGACAAGGCCGGCAACCCGGGCGACACGTTCGAGGCCGCGATCAACCCGGCCACGTACTCGCTGTCCACGGAGTTTTGTTTCACGGAAGAGAACAAGCTGCTGCAGGAGCTGCCCGACAAGCTGGAGCTGCCGGCGCTGATCCTGGATGGCACCGGCGTGGTGCCCATCGGCGACGGCCAGCCACGCACGGTGCCGGAACAACTGGCGGCGCTGCGCAAGGTCGTCACCGTCTCCGCGGACAGCGACTACCGGACCCGCCCCATCGTGCGCGTCAGCTGGGGCACGCTGCAGTTCCGCGGCCGCGTCAAGAAGATGGACGTGACCTACACGCTGTTCGCACCGAACGGCGTACCGCTGCGGGCCACCGTGAAGCTGGGCTTCATCGGCCCGGATACGCCGCCGGCATTCGGTCCCAGCGCCACGCCCGACCCGCAGGCGCCGCAACTGCGCAAGCAGCTGCAGGTCAGCGCCGATACGCTGCCGCAGATCTGCTTCAGCGCGTACGCCGATCCGGGCCGCGACCAGGCGGTGGCGCGGGCCAACGCCCTGACGTCGATCCGCAACCTGCCCCCCGGGCAGAGCCTCGTCCTGTAA
- the vgrG gene encoding type VI secretion system tip protein VgrG: MAVSPRADRQGDLFVEIHANGVQLADTVTVLSVEITTAVNRIPLARIVLHDDSDTDAAPRFAVSDGAALAPGAGVVIKAGYGAARATLFEGIVIRHGMRIASFGQGRLVVECRDKAVALTVGRKCANFVDLKDSDIIKKLASAGGLAATVADTTATHKELVQYDVSDWDFLLARAEANGLVVLASGGKLAVAAPDVKTAPALCVTYGKDLNEFEGDLDARHQLAAVTGVGWDPATQEIVEQRAEPPSLNAHGNLDAAALAKVIGLKAWRLQSPLPLDTDGLKAWTAARQLKAALARVRGRMRFLGSALALPGTLMEVAGTGTRFAGQAWLSSVTHLISDGDWSTEAEFGLAPEALAERQSLAAPLAGGLTAGVTGLQIGVVLKLNEDPAQQHKVQVALPVTQAETAGVWARLASGYGSSGVGSFFIPEVGDEVLLGFLDSDPSHPVILGSLYSSKRAPPYALTAENNTKAIVTRSKLTIEFDEEKKVITVRTPGRQSVVLSDDAKSIVLEDQTGNKVTLSPDGIALDSPKDIAITAKGKITLAATGEIGITSAADLTQSAMNIASTAKAGFSAKGASSAELSASGQTTVKGAMVMIN; this comes from the coding sequence ATGGCCGTTTCCCCCCGCGCCGACCGGCAGGGCGACCTGTTTGTCGAGATCCACGCCAATGGCGTCCAGCTGGCCGATACGGTGACCGTCCTGTCGGTCGAGATCACGACGGCCGTCAACCGTATTCCGCTGGCGCGCATCGTGCTGCACGACGACAGCGACACGGACGCGGCACCGCGCTTCGCCGTCAGCGACGGCGCCGCGCTGGCGCCCGGCGCCGGCGTCGTCATCAAGGCGGGCTACGGTGCCGCGCGCGCCACGCTGTTCGAGGGCATCGTGATCCGCCACGGCATGCGCATCGCCAGCTTCGGCCAAGGCCGGCTGGTGGTGGAATGCCGCGACAAGGCGGTGGCGTTGACGGTCGGGCGCAAATGCGCCAACTTCGTCGACCTGAAGGACAGCGACATCATCAAGAAGCTGGCCAGCGCCGGCGGGCTGGCGGCCACGGTGGCCGATACCACGGCCACGCACAAGGAGCTGGTGCAGTACGACGTCAGCGACTGGGATTTCCTGCTGGCGCGCGCCGAGGCCAATGGCCTGGTCGTGTTGGCCAGCGGCGGCAAGCTGGCGGTCGCGGCACCGGACGTGAAGACGGCGCCGGCGCTGTGCGTCACCTACGGCAAGGACCTGAACGAGTTCGAGGGCGACCTGGATGCGCGCCACCAGCTGGCCGCCGTGACCGGTGTCGGCTGGGACCCCGCGACGCAGGAGATCGTCGAGCAACGCGCCGAGCCGCCCAGCCTGAACGCGCACGGCAACCTGGATGCCGCCGCGCTGGCCAAGGTCATCGGCCTGAAGGCCTGGCGCCTGCAGTCGCCGCTGCCGCTCGATACCGACGGGTTGAAGGCCTGGACGGCGGCGCGCCAGCTGAAGGCGGCGCTGGCGCGGGTGCGCGGGCGCATGCGCTTCCTGGGCAGCGCGCTGGCGCTGCCGGGCACCCTGATGGAGGTTGCCGGTACCGGCACGCGCTTTGCCGGGCAAGCCTGGCTGAGCAGCGTGACGCACCTGATTTCCGACGGCGACTGGAGCACGGAGGCGGAGTTCGGCCTGGCGCCCGAGGCGCTGGCCGAGCGCCAGTCGCTGGCCGCGCCGCTGGCGGGCGGGCTGACGGCCGGCGTCACGGGGCTGCAGATCGGCGTCGTGCTGAAGCTGAACGAGGACCCGGCGCAGCAGCACAAGGTGCAGGTGGCGCTGCCCGTCACGCAGGCCGAGACGGCAGGCGTATGGGCGCGCCTGGCCAGCGGCTACGGCTCCAGCGGCGTGGGCAGCTTCTTCATCCCCGAGGTGGGCGACGAGGTGCTGCTGGGGTTTCTCGACAGCGACCCGTCGCACCCCGTCATCCTGGGCAGCCTGTACAGCAGCAAGCGGGCGCCGCCGTACGCGCTGACGGCGGAAAACAACACCAAGGCCATCGTCACGCGCAGCAAGCTGACGATCGAGTTCGACGAAGAGAAGAAGGTCATCACCGTCCGCACCCCGGGCCGGCAGTCGGTCGTCTTGAGCGACGACGCCAAGTCGATCGTGCTGGAGGACCAGACGGGCAACAAGGTGACCTTGTCGCCGGACGGCATCGCGCTGGACAGCCCGAAAGACATCGCCATCACGGCCAAGGGCAAGATCACGCTGGCCGCGACGGGCGAGATCGGCATCACCAGCGCGGCCGACCTGACCCAGAGCGCCATGAACATCGCCAGCACCGCCAAGGCGGGCTTCAGCGCCAAGGGCGCCTCCAGCGCGGAATTGTCGGCCAGCGGCCAGACGACCGTCAAGGGTGCCATGGTGATGATCAACTGA
- a CDS encoding PAAR domain-containing protein, with the protein MPPAARVTDLHTCPMVTPGLPPVPHVGGPVIGPGVPTVMVGKMIAAVVGDACTCVGPPDTIAKGSATVMIGGKPAARVGDLTAHGGTIPAGCPTVMIGG; encoded by the coding sequence ATGCCCCCCGCCGCCCGCGTGACCGACCTGCACACCTGTCCCATGGTGACGCCCGGCCTGCCGCCTGTCCCGCACGTGGGCGGGCCCGTGATCGGCCCGGGCGTGCCGACCGTCATGGTCGGCAAGATGATCGCCGCCGTCGTGGGCGACGCCTGCACGTGCGTGGGACCGCCGGACACGATCGCGAAGGGGTCGGCCACGGTCATGATCGGCGGCAAACCGGCCGCGCGCGTGGGCGACCTGACGGCGCATGGCGGCACGATCCCGGCAGGCTGCCCCACCGTGATGATCGGGGGATGA
- a CDS encoding GPW/gp25 family protein, whose product MTSRSFLGTGWAFPPSFSRAGGTTMVDDDVDIRESLVILLSTRPGERVMRPLYGCNLHALVFEQVSETVVGAIRQAVASAVERCEPRVQVVLVTVLPGPDLDGVLPIEIVYRVRATNTTHNLVYPFYVEAAR is encoded by the coding sequence ATGACGAGCCGTTCGTTCCTGGGTACCGGATGGGCCTTCCCACCCAGCTTCAGCCGCGCCGGGGGGACCACGATGGTCGACGACGACGTCGACATCCGCGAGAGCCTCGTGATCCTGCTGTCGACCCGGCCCGGCGAGCGGGTGATGCGCCCGCTGTACGGCTGCAACCTGCATGCGCTGGTGTTCGAGCAGGTCAGCGAGACGGTGGTCGGTGCCATCCGCCAGGCGGTGGCCAGCGCGGTCGAACGCTGCGAGCCGCGCGTCCAGGTGGTGCTGGTGACGGTGCTGCCGGGGCCCGACCTGGACGGCGTGCTGCCCATCGAGATCGTCTACCGTGTGCGCGCCACCAACACCACGCACAACCTGGTCTACCCGTTCTACGTCGAGGCGGCGCGATGA